The Bacteroides ovatus genomic interval ACGCGTCGCCATCCGTTCGCAGGTGTATCGGAACAATATCCCATCCAAGAAGGAACATGGGCAGATATTCTACTCAAAGCTCCACTTCGACCTCTCGAAGAGTTCAGAACAGGAGAGCAAAGCGGAATACTATACCGTCAAGGAGGCTATGGAAAAATTCAAACTCTCCCGCGACTCTGTTTACGGAATTCTGCAATTCCATCAGATCAATCGCGAGAAGAACGGACGGTTCGTCCGATTCCTAAAAGTAGAGTTTGACAGGGTTATGGGTGTTCACAAATAATCTAATTTGTCGCTATCCATTAATTATTCAAAAATTAATCTCTGCTGTAGATAATCTGCATGATTACATTACAGAGTTTTGCCAGCGAATTAATAATAACCATAAAAATATATTAGTATGCATGAATGTAAAACAGTAACGTTGAGAACACGTCCGTTAAAAGGTAGAATGATGTCTTTCTATCTAGATTATTATCCTGGGTATCGAGACAAAGAGACTATGAAAGTTATCCGTCATGAATCGCTTGGCATCTATGTCTATGCCAATCCGAGAAACAAACGAGAACAGAATTTCAACGAGGTAATGACCGAGAAAGCCGAAGCCATCCGTTGCCGCAGGTTCGAGTCAGTTGTCAATGAACGGTATGACTTCTTTGACAAGTACAAACTCAAGGCAGACTTCTTGGAGCATTATCGCAAGCAACTCCGTAAGCATGACCAGAAATGGGAGTTTGTCTATCTGCATTTCAACAACTTCGTACATGGTAAATGTACTTTTGAAGAGATTGACATAGACCTTTGCAACAAGTTTCGGGAGTATCTGCTCACAGCTAAAAAACTGAGACGCAAAGGACGCATAACACGAAACTCCGCATCGGGATACTGGTCTACCTTCAGGGGATTCCTGAAAATACTCTACCGCAATGGAATGATAAAGACCAATGTCAATGATTTTTTGGATAAGATTGAAACAGAGGATGTAGTCAAGGAGTATCTGTCTGTAGATGAACTGTACAAGTTGGCTGAAACACCGTGCAAGAAGCCCATTCTGAAAATAGCATCGCTGTTTTCATGTATGACCAGTTTACGTATCAGTGATATACTCGCACTATGCTGGGAAGATATTGTAGACTACTCAGCCGGAGGGAAATGCGTACATATCATTACACAAAAAAACAAAGCGGAAGATATCATTCCTATTAGTGAAGAAGCATTGGGATTGATAGGCTATAATTCTGAAAAGAAAGGTTTGGTATTCAAGGGACTTATGCGTAGTTGGACGCAAATCCCAATGAAAGAGTGGATTCGTTCTGCCGGAATTACCAAGAACATAACATTTCACTCGTATCGTAGAACATTTGCAACGCTACAAGCAGCTGCCGGAACGGACATCCGCACCATACAGAGCATCATGGCACACAAGAGTATCACCACCACTCAAAGGTATATCAAAGTAGTGGATGCCAACAAACGTGAAGCTAGCAAGAAGATTACCTTGACACGGAAGGACTGACAGCCACTTATCCCTATTTTTAAGCGGTTAGAGTATGATTTTTAGTCTGAAATCATACTCTAACCGTTATTTTTTACAAATATTGAGCGATTCGTCATCACTAATTATATATATCTGGAATATAGCACATAACTTTGCCATATAACCATTTCAAATACTTGCAGCAGATGACAAATAATACTCAAATTCGGACCAAGAGGATAAGTTTTATTCTTGCATTATTGGTAATTGCCTATGTGGCAGTAGACACTTACCTATTCA includes:
- a CDS encoding tyrosine-type recombinase/integrase, which encodes MHECKTVTLRTRPLKGRMMSFYLDYYPGYRDKETMKVIRHESLGIYVYANPRNKREQNFNEVMTEKAEAIRCRRFESVVNERYDFFDKYKLKADFLEHYRKQLRKHDQKWEFVYLHFNNFVHGKCTFEEIDIDLCNKFREYLLTAKKLRRKGRITRNSASGYWSTFRGFLKILYRNGMIKTNVNDFLDKIETEDVVKEYLSVDELYKLAETPCKKPILKIASLFSCMTSLRISDILALCWEDIVDYSAGGKCVHIITQKNKAEDIIPISEEALGLIGYNSEKKGLVFKGLMRSWTQIPMKEWIRSAGITKNITFHSYRRTFATLQAAAGTDIRTIQSIMAHKSITTTQRYIKVVDANKREASKKITLTRKD